One genomic window of Arcobacter lacus includes the following:
- the qhpE gene encoding subtilisin-like serine protease QhpE has protein sequence MSKEIYVAIIDSGCSFETYEKIAIHIENNRIKIKKQNNINFEHGNVIGNIIKDENTNIYDIQVFNENLSTTPNHIFGALNYLKDKKVDVISMSLGLKTNYKEIENLVNELINKGVVIVSSFPRRGEDFVYPASYNGVIKVTSEGMCKDDKVVALDKEKLFFGANPFSSVKNVAGSSVAVAKFTKEFCSYLKKGFKKEEIIEEFSKRIINEPK, from the coding sequence ATGTCTAAAGAGATTTATGTAGCAATTATTGATAGTGGTTGTAGTTTTGAAACTTATGAAAAAATTGCCATACATATAGAAAACAATAGAATAAAAATTAAAAAACAAAATAATATAAATTTTGAACATGGAAATGTTATTGGAAACATCATAAAAGATGAAAACACAAATATTTATGACATTCAAGTATTTAATGAAAATTTATCAACTACTCCAAATCATATTTTTGGAGCATTAAACTATTTAAAAGATAAAAAAGTTGATGTAATTAGTATGAGTTTAGGTTTAAAAACAAACTATAAAGAGATAGAAAATTTAGTGAATGAACTTATAAATAAAGGTGTAGTTATAGTTTCATCATTTCCTAGACGAGGAGAAGATTTTGTCTATCCAGCTTCATATAATGGAGTTATAAAAGTAACATCAGAAGGCATGTGTAAAGATGATAAAGTTGTAGCTTTAGATAAAGAAAAACTATTTTTTGGAGCAAATCCCTTTTCTAGTGTAAAAAATGTGGCAGGTTCAAGTGTGGCTGTTGCAAAGTTTACAAAAGAGTTTTGTAGCTATTTAAAAAAAGGTTTTAAAAAAGAGGAAATAATTGAAGAGTTTTCTAAAAGGATTATCAATGAACCAAAATGA
- a CDS encoding ABC transporter ATP-binding protein: MFKSIIYPLLRKNKRGFFVIFLFSILVSLGGAIQPYIMQHIIDNAILASNINQLIFLVSISFFLTVFVMIISYINEIYYTKNSMNILFEFRRIVFNRLFLHDKTFLNKYHSADLMSRVQGDISELQRFYTDSVFSLFSTIISLVFISCIIYSYNIKLMILIFIFLPIEFICLKPLYPHVQKSTKTMRESTSNIGKFFIENFRYLLVLKNLGAKKQTLEKLDFIQDDYKKVVIKNKKINLIFSQIPAFISLLGKTIIIAYGGYLTIQGELKVGELFAFLTYFTMILAPVHTILGVVNNLPKMKVSLNRVLEILPKDEKTETFKSTNFEIVVKDLDFSYANNKIFEKLNLHIKEKSKIAIIGKNGAGKSTFGDLLCGFLKAQNGNIFIGNEEIGKKDFINFSKYLVKLEQTPIIFDDSLRGNLLLANEKAKDEELINSLKKTGMFDWYNSLENGLDTNIFESGANLSGGQKQRIALSRIILLNPKIIILDEFTSSIDEKDTFWFYENISKIFPDSTIIAITHHLNMLNNFDEVYLLEDKNLKEYKNV, translated from the coding sequence ATGTTTAAAAGTATTATATATCCTCTCTTACGAAAAAATAAGAGAGGATTTTTTGTCATTTTTTTATTTTCTATTCTTGTCTCTCTTGGTGGAGCGATTCAACCATATATCATGCAACACATAATTGATAATGCTATTCTAGCTTCAAATATAAATCAGCTTATTTTTTTAGTTTCTATCTCATTTTTTCTTACTGTTTTTGTTATGATAATAAGTTATATAAATGAGATTTATTACACAAAAAACTCTATGAATATTTTGTTTGAGTTTAGAAGAATTGTCTTTAATAGACTATTTTTACATGATAAAACTTTTTTAAACAAATATCACTCTGCTGATTTGATGTCAAGAGTTCAAGGTGATATTAGTGAACTTCAAAGATTTTATACTGATAGTGTTTTCTCACTATTTTCAACTATCATTAGTCTTGTATTTATCTCTTGTATTATATATTCGTATAATATAAAACTAATGATACTTATTTTTATATTTTTGCCAATTGAGTTTATTTGTTTAAAACCACTTTATCCTCATGTTCAAAAAAGTACAAAAACTATGAGAGAATCAACTTCAAATATTGGAAAATTTTTTATTGAAAATTTTAGATATTTATTAGTTCTAAAAAATCTTGGAGCAAAAAAACAAACTTTAGAAAAGCTAGATTTTATTCAAGATGATTATAAAAAAGTTGTAATAAAAAATAAAAAGATAAATCTAATCTTTTCACAAATTCCAGCATTTATTTCACTTCTTGGAAAAACAATAATCATAGCATATGGTGGATACTTAACTATTCAAGGTGAGCTAAAAGTTGGTGAACTTTTTGCATTTTTGACATATTTTACGATGATTCTAGCACCAGTTCATACAATCTTAGGAGTTGTAAATAATCTTCCAAAAATGAAAGTTAGTTTAAATAGAGTTTTAGAAATTTTACCAAAAGATGAAAAAACTGAAACTTTTAAAAGTACAAATTTTGAGATTGTAGTAAAAGATTTAGATTTTTCTTATGCTAATAATAAAATATTTGAAAAATTAAATCTTCATATAAAAGAGAAAAGTAAAATTGCGATTATTGGAAAAAATGGTGCAGGAAAAAGTACATTTGGAGATTTACTTTGTGGATTTCTAAAAGCTCAAAATGGAAATATATTTATTGGAAATGAAGAAATAGGGAAAAAAGATTTTATAAACTTTTCAAAATATTTGGTAAAACTTGAACAAACTCCAATTATATTTGATGACAGTTTAAGAGGAAATCTTCTTTTAGCAAATGAAAAAGCAAAAGATGAAGAATTGATAAATTCTTTGAAAAAAACTGGTATGTTTGATTGGTACAATTCTCTTGAAAATGGATTAGATACAAATATTTTTGAATCTGGAGCAAATTTATCTGGTGGTCAAAAACAAAGAATAGCTCTTTCAAGAATAATTTTATTAAATCCAAAAATTATCATTTTAGATGAATTTACCTCTTCTATTGATGAAAAAGATACTTTTTGGTTTTATGAAAATATTTCAAAAATTTTCCCAGATTCAACTATTATTGCAATAACTCATCATCTAAATATGTTAAATAATTTTGATGAGGTTTATCTACTTGAAGATAAAAATTTAAAAGAGTATAAAAATGTCTAA
- the peaD gene encoding quinohemoprotein amine dehydrogenase subunit beta: protein MLNKKFLKSSLGLLSFSLILSSSLTTNLNAANVKLKSNHDYLVTVTRPNNIALVDLETNKMINECKIDEAFSPGAIVLSPNNKVAFILGEYGEQVAGYEIETCKKVFHTSLTQGNIRAKSLFGLSVNEDGSKVYAIYNRTEMLNDRYKVLPPYFSVYNVADGLDAKPVKSFEMPRQTTVVSTGKDGKVYVVGTDLYEVNANSGDIKIAKKIVKWGKEGYSDLDSAANYIIGQQTGDLTALYATIKYDDPNNPSEDAGTWYWGITSVDLNTGEIIQQNISEYETLMFTAIRSPKDSNILYGVLNDLTKFDLKEQKVLKRVVTDHTYYSVVPSMDGEKLYLGGCLNDIAVYDANTLEKIGKIQLSGDMGSAALQVFKTK, encoded by the coding sequence ATGTTAAATAAAAAATTTTTAAAAAGTAGTTTAGGATTATTAAGCTTTTCATTGATTTTATCTTCAAGCTTAACAACAAATTTAAATGCAGCAAATGTTAAATTAAAATCAAATCACGATTATTTGGTTACTGTTACAAGACCAAATAATATTGCTTTAGTTGATTTGGAAACAAATAAAATGATAAATGAATGTAAAATAGATGAAGCATTTTCTCCAGGAGCGATTGTTTTATCTCCAAATAATAAAGTTGCATTTATTTTAGGTGAATATGGAGAACAAGTTGCTGGTTATGAAATAGAAACTTGTAAAAAAGTATTTCATACTTCTTTAACTCAAGGAAATATTAGAGCAAAATCTCTGTTTGGTTTATCAGTTAATGAAGATGGTTCAAAAGTTTATGCAATTTATAATAGAACAGAGATGTTAAATGATAGATATAAAGTTTTACCTCCATATTTTTCAGTTTATAATGTAGCTGATGGATTGGATGCAAAACCTGTTAAAAGTTTTGAAATGCCAAGACAAACGACAGTTGTTTCAACTGGAAAAGATGGAAAAGTTTATGTAGTTGGAACAGATTTATATGAAGTAAATGCAAATAGTGGAGATATAAAAATTGCAAAAAAAATAGTTAAATGGGGGAAAGAGGGATATAGTGACCTTGATTCTGCTGCAAACTATATCATTGGGCAACAAACAGGAGATTTAACAGCTTTATATGCAACTATAAAATATGATGATCCAAATAATCCATCTGAAGATGCTGGAACTTGGTATTGGGGAATTACAAGTGTTGATCTAAATACTGGAGAAATAATTCAACAAAATATTTCAGAGTATGAAACTTTGATGTTTACAGCAATTAGAAGTCCAAAAGATTCAAATATTTTGTATGGAGTTTTAAATGATTTAACAAAATTTGATTTAAAAGAACAAAAAGTGTTAAAAAGAGTTGTTACAGATCATACATATTATAGTGTTGTTCCTTCAATGGATGGAGAAAAACTATATCTTGGAGGTTGTTTAAATGATATTGCTGTTTATGATGCAAATACTTTAGAAAAAATTGGAAAAATTCAATTATCTGGAGATATGGGTTCAGCAGCTCTTCAAGTATTTAAAACAAAATAG
- the qhpC gene encoding quinohemoprotein amine dehydrogenase subunit gamma gives MKHLKPITPKAKLLEEALKEGNANEVVAMSSVVGCVTTFDPGWEVDSDGGVASLCQPMEADLYGCSDPCWWPTQVPDTSSSYKKWGEKAPATKDDWRELDHVYPKI, from the coding sequence ATGAAACATTTAAAACCAATTACACCAAAAGCTAAACTTTTAGAAGAGGCTTTAAAAGAAGGGAATGCAAATGAAGTAGTTGCAATGTCAAGTGTTGTGGGATGTGTTACAACGTTTGATCCAGGTTGGGAAGTAGATAGTGATGGTGGAGTTGCAAGTCTTTGTCAGCCAATGGAAGCAGATTTATATGGATGTTCAGATCCTTGTTGGTGGCCAACTCAAGTTCCTGATACTTCTTCTAGTTATAAAAAATGGGGTGAAAAAGCTCCTGCAACAAAAGATGACTGGCGAGAATTAGACCATGTATATCCAAAAATATAA
- the peaB gene encoding quinohemoprotein amine dehydrogenase maturation protein, translated as MSINNYSLIKTNYHILEIDSKEFLFHIPTSSVFELSTESANLLKKMENKEEITKDEEEIVEEFKELNIVGSRFFVKEEETKIEHFPAKALVLNVTSGCNLSCTYCYKADLTSLKNSGQMTFEIAKDAIDMFYKESPYLKEYSITFFGGEPLSNLPLIKQIIAYANDFFESKGLKIGYSMTSNATLLTDEVIRYLHESKVDLTISIDGPESLHNKTRVYENGKGSYEKVAKNVAKLLDIYKNRTVGARVTLTRGVTDVKTIWNHLRYDLKFKEVGFAPATSGDNDFFNLSDSDLKKVFAGFKELGEDYINEAIKGNFNGFSNLHRTVIDIHEGRKKKLPCGAGVGLLSVSYKGDIDLCHRFTGSDYPSFGNIEKGLDKKALGSFLEKRANEKDTSCQTCRIRNLCAGGCYHESYIKYGTPEKSVLHYCDDMRNWIDFAVEAYIRIKAKNPEFFTKYFK; from the coding sequence ATGAGTATCAATAACTATAGTTTAATAAAAACAAATTACCATATTTTAGAAATAGACTCAAAAGAGTTTTTATTTCATATACCAACTTCTTCAGTTTTTGAGTTATCAACTGAAAGTGCAAATCTTCTAAAAAAGATGGAAAACAAAGAAGAGATAACAAAAGATGAAGAAGAGATAGTTGAAGAGTTTAAAGAGTTAAACATTGTAGGAAGCAGATTTTTTGTAAAAGAAGAAGAGACAAAAATAGAACATTTTCCTGCAAAAGCTCTAGTTTTAAATGTAACTTCAGGATGTAATCTTAGTTGTACATATTGCTATAAAGCAGATTTAACATCTTTAAAAAATAGTGGTCAAATGACTTTTGAAATCGCAAAAGATGCTATTGATATGTTTTATAAAGAATCTCCATATTTAAAAGAGTATTCAATTACTTTTTTTGGAGGAGAGCCTTTGAGTAACTTACCTTTAATCAAACAAATTATTGCTTATGCAAATGATTTTTTTGAAAGTAAAGGTTTAAAAATTGGTTATTCGATGACATCAAATGCAACACTTTTAACTGATGAAGTTATTAGATATTTACATGAAAGTAAAGTTGATTTAACTATTAGTATTGATGGACCTGAATCACTTCATAATAAAACTAGAGTATATGAAAATGGAAAAGGAAGTTATGAAAAAGTAGCTAAAAATGTAGCAAAACTATTGGATATTTATAAAAATAGAACAGTTGGAGCTAGAGTTACTTTAACAAGAGGAGTTACAGATGTAAAAACAATTTGGAATCACTTAAGATATGACTTAAAATTTAAAGAGGTTGGTTTTGCTCCTGCAACTTCAGGCGATAATGACTTTTTTAATTTAAGTGATAGTGATTTGAAAAAAGTTTTTGCAGGATTTAAAGAGTTGGGTGAAGATTATATAAATGAGGCAATTAAGGGTAATTTTAATGGTTTTTCAAATCTTCATCGAACAGTAATTGATATTCATGAAGGAAGAAAGAAAAAATTACCTTGTGGAGCTGGAGTTGGATTACTTTCAGTTTCATATAAAGGTGATATAGATTTGTGTCATAGATTTACAGGTTCTGATTATCCATCTTTTGGAAATATAGAAAAAGGTCTTGATAAAAAAGCTTTAGGGAGTTTTTTAGAAAAAAGAGCAAATGAAAAAGATACAAGTTGCCAAACATGTAGAATTAGAAATTTATGTGCAGGTGGCTGTTATCACGAAAGTTATATCAAATATGGAACACCTGAAAAATCAGTGTTACATTATTGTGATGATATGAGAAATTGGATTGATTTTGCAGTAGAAGCATATATAAGAATAAAAGCAAAAAATCCAGAATTTTTTACAAAATATTTTAAATAA
- the peaA gene encoding quinohemoprotein amine dehydrogenase subunit alpha, whose amino-acid sequence MNYKRLSKFGMKSLVLLAALPLFAVDAQKGKEVIESKCIACHTGDLKEGLSRISDQRKTPEGWYMTVKRMQREHGLSITRDEETNVIKYLADYQGLTPDEIKPYTYVLDKTPNIQEESKDELLTEMCVRCHSEARIGLQRRTANEWNSLVNYHVAQFPSFEVQAQARDRDWFGVAQNEVVPYLAENFGKDKEKFDKYIKSVKNYELPKKWITYGHTPILGDFTATLTLIKSTDESYAMLMDYKYASGEEYKGRGIAVVYGGSEIRASFEVNGVKYRQTLHLNPKTNSFEGRMFEALHPENGSTLVGKAKDSKETALVAVYPKAVKAGEKSTISIVGTNLVGDIKLPSSLKVLKTIKHTNNEIILEVVANKISKTIDGNISIGTKTFKNSLVVYDKVDYLKVTPDYAISRIGGEEGKDKILKEYATFEAIGYSFGKDGKKDTDDDINLGVVPATWSLEAYDEQAQEDKDLEYVGQIDVNTGKFTPSIAGPNEERKLMTNNAGNISVVATYKDGQKELSEKSHMIVTVPKFVNPPIN is encoded by the coding sequence TTGAATTACAAAAGATTATCAAAATTTGGGATGAAATCTTTAGTTTTATTAGCTGCTTTACCTTTATTTGCAGTTGATGCACAAAAAGGAAAAGAAGTTATTGAAAGTAAATGTATTGCCTGTCATACAGGTGATTTAAAAGAGGGCTTAAGTCGTATTTCTGATCAAAGAAAAACACCAGAAGGTTGGTATATGACAGTAAAAAGAATGCAAAGAGAACATGGCTTATCTATCACAAGAGATGAAGAAACAAATGTTATTAAATATCTAGCAGACTACCAAGGTTTAACTCCTGATGAGATAAAACCATACACATATGTTTTAGATAAAACACCAAATATTCAAGAAGAAAGCAAAGATGAATTGCTAACGGAAATGTGTGTTAGATGTCACTCGGAAGCAAGAATTGGTCTTCAAAGAAGAACTGCAAATGAATGGAATAGCTTAGTAAATTACCATGTTGCACAATTCCCTTCTTTTGAAGTTCAAGCACAAGCAAGGGATAGAGATTGGTTTGGTGTAGCTCAAAATGAAGTAGTACCATATTTAGCAGAAAATTTTGGGAAAGACAAAGAAAAATTTGATAAATACATAAAATCAGTAAAAAATTATGAATTACCAAAAAAATGGATTACTTATGGTCATACTCCAATATTAGGTGATTTTACAGCAACTTTAACTTTAATAAAAAGTACAGATGAATCTTATGCAATGCTGATGGATTACAAATATGCTTCTGGTGAAGAATATAAAGGAAGAGGAATAGCTGTAGTTTATGGAGGAAGTGAAATTAGAGCTTCTTTTGAAGTAAATGGGGTTAAATATAGACAAACTTTACACTTAAATCCAAAAACAAATAGTTTTGAAGGAAGAATGTTTGAAGCACTTCATCCTGAAAATGGTTCAACTTTAGTAGGAAAAGCAAAAGATTCAAAAGAGACAGCATTAGTAGCAGTTTATCCAAAAGCTGTAAAAGCTGGAGAAAAATCGACTATTTCAATTGTTGGTACAAATCTAGTTGGAGATATTAAATTACCAAGTAGTTTAAAAGTTTTAAAAACTATTAAACATACAAATAATGAGATTATTTTAGAGGTTGTTGCAAATAAAATTTCAAAAACTATTGATGGAAATATTTCGATTGGTACAAAAACATTTAAAAATAGTTTAGTTGTATATGACAAAGTTGATTATTTAAAAGTTACTCCTGATTATGCAATTTCAAGAATTGGTGGAGAAGAAGGAAAAGATAAAATCTTAAAAGAGTATGCAACTTTTGAAGCAATTGGTTATTCTTTTGGAAAAGATGGTAAAAAAGATACAGATGATGATATCAATTTAGGTGTTGTTCCTGCAACTTGGAGTTTAGAAGCTTACGATGAACAAGCGCAAGAGGATAAAGATTTAGAGTATGTTGGTCAAATAGATGTTAATACAGGAAAATTTACTCCAAGCATAGCTGGACCAAATGAAGAAAGAAAATTGATGACAAATAATGCTGGAAATATAAGTGTTGTTGCAACATATAAAGATGGACAAAAAGAGTTAAGTGAAAAATCTCATATGATTGTAACAGTTCCTAAATTTGTGAACCCACCAATTAATTAA
- a CDS encoding helix-turn-helix domain-containing protein, whose protein sequence is MFQFKTFKPNYKLEKWVKSYWFVNYEQTLDEIEKEKVILPYDNVCLLMIIDIKKNLSYSNKTLNRGIYICPPSLNIHNLNLDSNIYYIDISLFPGVFYKLFGIPVSKLEDRVYEIKELSLNFDVSILDLLYELKNSTLSSLDKLDEYLFKIFQNMQEDSLLSNLYEFTKNPNLENFYNQNRLSIRQIQRKVKDFTGLAPKSIEKINRFYGTLKLIKSNKNSIDFKNIAVENNFYDQSSFIKEFKFFTGVTPTLFLLQADDFLQYKCNIFC, encoded by the coding sequence TTGTTTCAATTTAAAACTTTTAAACCAAATTACAAATTAGAAAAATGGGTTAAATCTTATTGGTTTGTTAACTATGAACAAACATTAGATGAAATAGAAAAAGAAAAAGTTATTTTGCCTTATGACAATGTATGTTTATTGATGATAATAGATATAAAAAAGAATCTTTCTTATTCAAATAAAACTTTAAATAGAGGTATTTATATATGTCCTCCAAGTTTAAATATACATAATTTAAACCTTGATTCAAATATTTACTATATAGATATTTCTTTATTCCCTGGTGTTTTTTATAAACTTTTTGGAATACCTGTATCGAAACTTGAAGATAGAGTTTATGAAATAAAAGAGTTATCTTTAAATTTTGATGTTTCTATTCTTGATTTATTGTATGAATTAAAAAATAGTACTTTAAGTTCTTTAGATAAACTCGATGAATACCTATTTAAAATATTTCAAAATATGCAAGAAGATAGTTTATTATCAAATCTTTATGAATTTACTAAAAATCCTAATTTAGAAAATTTTTATAATCAAAATAGATTATCTATTAGACAAATTCAAAGAAAAGTAAAAGATTTTACAGGACTTGCTCCTAAATCAATTGAAAAAATAAATAGATTTTATGGAACTTTAAAACTTATAAAATCAAATAAAAATAGTATTGATTTTAAAAATATTGCAGTTGAAAATAACTTTTATGATCAATCATCTTTTATAAAAGAGTTCAAGTTTTTTACAGGAGTTACTCCAACTCTATTTCTTTTACAAGCAGATGATTTTTTACAATATAAATGTAATATTTTTTGTTAA
- a CDS encoding GNVR domain-containing protein has protein sequence MKKLDDLKNSLMIEKLKLTNDSVRNSEVVGDYIVNDYPVKPKKSLILAVSFVTGFILSIFLVFILNFIRKE, from the coding sequence GTGAAGAAATTAGATGATTTAAAAAATAGTTTAATGATAGAAAAGTTAAAACTTACAAATGATAGTGTTAGAAATAGTGAAGTCGTAGGAGATTATATAGTAAATGATTATCCTGTAAAACCAAAGAAATCTTTGATTTTAGCAGTTTCATTTGTAACTGGATTTATATTATCAATATTTTTAGTGTTTATTTTGAATTTTATTAGAAAAGAGTAG